One Syntrophales bacterium genomic window carries:
- a CDS encoding TRAP transporter substrate-binding protein → MKKLYAVLLSVVFVVGFYVLPSFAKTVWNANSVWPPKNQHTIGLMEFADKVKAATNGELELVVHSGGALGYKGPELLKVVRDGLVPVSDMLISGVAGDEKLLQIVTLPFLVRNFDELRLLIDICRPHFDKVADKWNQKILYIAPWPGAGLWTKKEIRKLEDMKGLKTRTYDKNGALVMEAVGATPLALPFSEVYTSLQTGVIDSVMTSSPTAVDAKFWEVLKYFEPLNITIATNMVTVNKKAFEKLPKAHQDILVKIGREMEKKMWANVKKWDKEMVDICVKNGINVVHPSNKLITDLERITENIRSEWLKGAPEEARVIYAEFVKKVKR, encoded by the coding sequence ATGAAAAAATTATACGCCGTTCTACTATCTGTGGTTTTTGTTGTCGGGTTTTATGTGCTTCCATCATTTGCCAAAACTGTTTGGAACGCCAATTCTGTGTGGCCACCCAAGAATCAACATACTATAGGTCTTATGGAGTTTGCCGATAAAGTGAAGGCGGCCACAAATGGTGAGTTGGAATTGGTGGTTCACTCAGGCGGTGCGCTGGGTTACAAAGGGCCCGAACTTTTAAAGGTTGTTCGGGATGGTTTGGTTCCTGTTTCCGATATGCTGATCAGTGGTGTTGCTGGTGACGAGAAACTTTTGCAAATAGTTACATTACCATTTCTCGTTAGGAATTTTGATGAGCTTAGACTCTTGATTGATATCTGCAGGCCACACTTTGATAAAGTAGCGGATAAATGGAACCAGAAGATACTGTACATCGCTCCCTGGCCGGGTGCGGGGCTGTGGACAAAAAAAGAAATCCGGAAACTTGAGGATATGAAGGGTTTGAAGACAAGAACGTATGACAAGAACGGCGCCCTCGTTATGGAGGCAGTGGGTGCTACACCCCTGGCACTCCCATTTAGTGAAGTCTACACCTCCCTCCAAACAGGTGTTATAGATTCCGTCATGACCTCTTCACCCACCGCGGTGGACGCGAAGTTCTGGGAAGTACTCAAATATTTTGAACCCCTTAATATCACTATTGCAACAAACATGGTCACGGTAAACAAAAAGGCGTTTGAGAAGTTGCCGAAGGCCCATCAGGACATTCTTGTGAAAATTGGAAGGGAGATGGAGAAGAAGATGTGGGCGAATGTGAAAAAGTGGGACAAAGAGATGGTGGATATATGTGTCAAAAACGGCATAAATGTGGTGCATCCCTCAAATAAATTGATCACCGATCTTGAGAGAATTACGGAGAATATTCGCTCCGAATGGCTAAAAGGTGCTCCCGAGGAAGCAAGGGTAATATACGCTGAGTTTGTGAAAAAGGTAAAACGATAA
- a CDS encoding TRAP transporter large permease subunit, translated as MDMGHIAATILGLLILFMGGSVWIGISLFIVGLCSLFFFTDVSYGSILANICWNNTSGSTMMSLPFFIWMGEILYRSRLSENLFRGLAPWMDFLPGRLLHVNVLACTFFAAVSGSSAATTATVGRITLPELQKRGYDYSLSVGSLAGAGTLGFMIPPSMVMLVYGIIGDVSIGKLFIAGLMPGLMISFLFMLYIFFRCLINPQLAPIESEHFTWNDRVRALPDIAPVLVLILFVLGSIYMGWTTPTEAGAVGVAGSILFAYLTRSLSWDVFKSSLIHSIRTTCMIMLIVIGAAYLSTALGFLGITRSVTQFVLSLDLSPYMLIFILTIFYVILGCFIDGFSMIVMTAPLVIPIIEAINFSTLWFGIYLVLMIELAQITPPVGFNLFVISGLNNDDIFHIARITLPFFLILLFATALLTAFPQIALYLPSLMK; from the coding sequence ATGGACATGGGTCACATTGCAGCAACGATTCTTGGGTTGTTGATCCTGTTTATGGGGGGATCTGTTTGGATTGGAATTTCTCTTTTTATTGTTGGTCTATGTAGTTTATTTTTCTTTACCGATGTATCGTATGGATCAATCCTTGCGAACATATGCTGGAATAACACGAGCGGTTCGACTATGATGTCTCTTCCCTTCTTTATATGGATGGGTGAGATACTCTACCGGAGCAGGCTGTCTGAGAACCTCTTCCGTGGGCTTGCCCCATGGATGGATTTTCTACCAGGTCGCTTGCTACACGTGAATGTTCTTGCTTGCACTTTTTTTGCTGCAGTAAGTGGATCATCTGCTGCAACAACGGCTACTGTGGGTAGAATCACCCTTCCAGAGCTTCAAAAGCGCGGTTACGACTATAGTTTATCTGTGGGTTCTTTAGCAGGTGCGGGAACTCTTGGTTTCATGATTCCGCCCAGTATGGTGATGCTGGTTTACGGTATAATAGGTGATGTTAGTATAGGTAAGCTATTTATAGCTGGACTTATGCCCGGTTTAATGATTTCTTTTTTGTTTATGCTGTATATCTTTTTCCGTTGTCTAATTAATCCTCAGTTGGCTCCGATCGAAAGTGAACACTTCACATGGAACGATCGCGTTCGTGCTTTGCCCGATATTGCACCTGTTTTAGTACTCATTTTATTTGTGTTGGGTAGCATATACATGGGCTGGACAACCCCTACGGAAGCCGGAGCAGTAGGTGTTGCTGGATCGATATTGTTTGCGTACTTAACTAGAAGTTTGTCCTGGGATGTTTTCAAGTCGAGTCTTATACACTCCATAAGAACAACGTGTATGATTATGCTTATTGTAATAGGTGCAGCTTACCTCTCCACAGCATTGGGATTTCTGGGAATAACCCGTTCCGTTACACAATTCGTGCTCTCTTTAGACCTTTCTCCTTACATGCTAATTTTCATTTTGACCATCTTTTATGTAATTCTAGGGTGTTTTATTGATGGATTTTCAATGATAGTAATGACTGCACCATTGGTCATACCAATTATAGAGGCCATAAACTTTAGCACACTATGGTTTGGAATTTACCTCGTATTGATGATAGAACTTGCCCAAATAACACCTCCTGTTGGTTTCAATCTCTTTGTAATCAGCGGTCTTAATAATGACGATATCTTTCACATTGCTAGGATAACCCTACCCTTTTTCCTCATCCTACTTTTTGCAACTGCCTTATTGACCGCTTTCCCCCAAATTGCTTTGTACTTGCCTTCGCTTATGAAGTAA
- the fusA gene encoding elongation factor G — MLVRDTKKIRNIGISAHIDSGKTTLTERILYYTKRIHTIHEVKGKDGVGATMDTLDLEKERGITITAAATYCEWKGHEINIIDTPGHVDFTIEVERSLRVLDGAILILCAVAGVQSQSITVDAQMKRYNVPCIAFINKCDRAGANPFRVVEQMSSKLGHNPVVLQIPIGLEANFHGVVDLINMEAVYFDGVNGEIVRREEIPPQLYEEACKRREELIDKSSIFSDELTEAVLEDKNISSDLIWRALRKGVLSREITPVLMGSAYRNKGVQPLLDAITEFLPCPSDVKNTALNLDHGETPVVLTNNPDDPVVAFAFKIEDGPYGQLTYIRVYQGTISRGSTLLNVRTGKKFKVGRVVRMHADQMEDIESIPAGYIGALFGIDCSSGDTFVTPGLNVAMTSIFVPKPVISLAITPKDSKSQIGMSKALARFTKEDPTFNTYVDEETGETIIEGMGELHLEIYLERMRREYNAMVEAGNPRVAYRETITQRADFNYTHKKQTGGAGQYARVAGYIEPLMDGEFVFENRITGGVIPSQFIPACEKGFRSCLEKGPKLGFRVTGVKVVLNDGAFHPVDSSDIAFQTAARAAFKEAFLKAKPVIHEPIMKVVVETPTEFQGSVMALINQRRGMIVGAQDEGLISVIEAQVPLAEMFGFSTVLRSATQGKAQFTMEFALYRQVPPAIAVKIEEEVNKRRKNAA; from the coding sequence ATGTTGGTTAGGGACACAAAAAAAATACGTAACATAGGCATAAGCGCACATATAGATTCAGGAAAAACGACTCTTACTGAAAGAATACTTTATTACACCAAACGCATACACACCATCCATGAGGTGAAGGGAAAAGACGGCGTTGGTGCCACTATGGATACTCTCGATCTTGAGAAAGAGAGAGGTATTACGATAACTGCAGCAGCTACCTATTGTGAATGGAAAGGTCACGAAATAAATATAATTGACACGCCTGGTCACGTGGATTTCACAATAGAGGTAGAAAGGTCTCTCCGTGTTCTTGATGGTGCTATACTGATTTTGTGTGCTGTAGCAGGAGTGCAATCGCAGTCCATTACTGTGGACGCACAAATGAAGAGATACAATGTTCCCTGTATTGCTTTCATTAATAAGTGTGATCGTGCAGGTGCAAACCCGTTCCGTGTGGTGGAACAGATGAGTTCAAAATTGGGACATAATCCTGTAGTATTACAGATTCCCATAGGGCTTGAGGCAAATTTTCATGGGGTAGTCGACCTCATCAACATGGAAGCCGTATACTTCGATGGTGTAAACGGCGAGATTGTGAGAAGGGAAGAGATACCCCCACAACTCTACGAAGAAGCATGCAAAAGAAGGGAAGAACTCATAGATAAATCATCAATTTTTTCCGATGAACTAACTGAAGCAGTTCTTGAAGATAAAAACATATCCTCAGATCTTATCTGGAGAGCTCTAAGAAAGGGTGTCCTTTCCAGAGAGATAACGCCTGTACTAATGGGTTCTGCATACAGAAATAAAGGTGTTCAACCATTACTTGACGCGATTACAGAGTTTTTACCATGTCCGTCTGATGTGAAAAATACAGCCCTCAATCTTGATCACGGAGAAACACCTGTAGTTTTGACTAACAACCCGGATGACCCTGTTGTGGCCTTTGCATTCAAAATCGAAGATGGACCTTATGGACAGCTTACCTACATTAGGGTTTATCAGGGAACGATAAGTCGGGGTTCTACTCTACTCAATGTTCGTACTGGTAAAAAGTTCAAAGTAGGGCGCGTTGTGCGGATGCATGCTGATCAGATGGAGGATATCGAATCCATACCTGCAGGATACATCGGAGCTCTCTTTGGTATCGATTGTTCATCAGGAGACACTTTTGTTACCCCTGGCCTTAACGTAGCTATGACCTCCATATTTGTTCCCAAACCTGTGATATCCTTGGCTATCACTCCCAAGGATAGTAAATCACAAATTGGAATGTCTAAAGCGCTGGCGCGATTCACAAAAGAGGATCCCACTTTTAATACATACGTCGATGAGGAAACGGGTGAGACTATCATTGAGGGGATGGGAGAGTTACATCTGGAGATTTATCTGGAACGTATGAGAAGAGAATACAATGCTATGGTTGAAGCTGGAAATCCAAGGGTTGCTTACAGAGAGACAATAACACAGAGAGCAGATTTTAACTACACACATAAGAAACAAACAGGGGGGGCTGGACAGTATGCACGCGTCGCTGGTTACATTGAACCACTGATGGATGGAGAATTCGTTTTTGAAAACAGGATTACAGGAGGTGTTATCCCCTCTCAGTTTATCCCTGCTTGCGAAAAAGGATTCCGTTCCTGCCTCGAGAAGGGACCAAAACTAGGATTCAGAGTAACGGGTGTTAAAGTTGTTCTCAACGATGGCGCTTTTCATCCCGTTGACTCCTCAGATATTGCATTCCAAACCGCGGCGAGGGCCGCCTTTAAGGAGGCATTTTTGAAAGCCAAACCCGTCATCCATGAACCCATTATGAAAGTCGTGGTGGAAACCCCCACTGAGTTTCAGGGCTCTGTCATGGCGCTCATAAACCAGAGACGGGGTATGATCGTTGGTGCTCAGGATGAAGGTTTAATAAGCGTAATAGAGGCTCAGGTCCCCCTTGCAGAGATGTTTGGTTTTTCCACTGTTCTAAGATCTGCCACCCAAGGAAAAGCGCAGTTTACAATGGAATTTGCTCTATATAGGCAGGTTCCGCCAGCTATCGCAGTTAAAATTGAAGAAGAAGTTAACAAGAGAAGGAAAAATGCCGCTTAA
- a CDS encoding TRAP transporter small permease has product MRIIIRIIDGISGLFGWFAGLMAVIALMLTLGEILLRGVFSKTLYITDEYTGYLMTILTFMGFSYTMRERGHIRMTLLRRFLKGKSQAILEMVCFLIGFTFVSAMTYFTFQFFWDSCVNQTRSMQISETYLAIPQVFMPLGSAAFALQFLGELLKEILFLRGRIADIKKESEDFGR; this is encoded by the coding sequence ATGAGAATTATCATACGTATTATAGATGGCATTTCTGGTTTATTTGGGTGGTTTGCCGGGCTTATGGCCGTCATTGCCCTTATGCTTACACTGGGCGAGATACTGTTGCGGGGTGTTTTTTCAAAAACACTCTACATCACGGATGAATATACAGGTTACCTCATGACCATACTCACTTTTATGGGTTTTTCATACACAATGAGAGAACGGGGACACATCCGCATGACTCTACTGCGGCGCTTTCTAAAAGGAAAAAGTCAGGCCATCCTCGAGATGGTTTGTTTTCTCATAGGTTTCACATTTGTATCAGCAATGACATATTTCACATTTCAGTTTTTCTGGGATTCCTGTGTGAATCAAACACGTTCTATGCAGATATCAGAGACGTACCTCGCTATTCCACAGGTATTTATGCCTTTGGGATCGGCTGCGTTTGCCCTTCAGTTTCTCGGCGAACTTCTGAAGGAAATACTTTTTTTAAGAGGTAGAATCGCTGATATTAAAAAAGAATCGGAAGATTTTGGGAGGTAG
- a CDS encoding biotin-dependent carboxyltransferase family protein encodes MIEILNPGFMSLIVDRGRYGFASIGVPPSSVLDDYAYDTLCTLLGREHIPVIEVIGSNFGMRFGMDMTVAVTGARLNLTLDGSPVKDWSSFHVPAGSEVRVRAVKEGFRYYIGFSGSMVIDKVIGSYSTYLECQFGGLNGRSLKRGDVIQVVDVQATPPREVPEEVIPSISSFHEIRIIPNLESQLFEDEDLRKLLSGKREFAYTVSVMSNRTGIRLEGMNLRFKQNVQKSIVSEGVIPGTIQVPGDGFPIIVLYERTIGGYARIGVVCKADRWRLAHLKPMDQVVFKSIDIGEALVLYQTTRMELIKWKKSLK; translated from the coding sequence ATGATTGAAATCCTAAATCCTGGTTTTATGTCGCTGATTGTGGATAGGGGTCGATATGGTTTTGCTTCCATTGGAGTACCCCCTTCTTCTGTTCTGGATGACTACGCCTACGACACGCTCTGTACCTTGCTTGGAAGGGAACATATACCTGTTATTGAAGTAATAGGCTCCAATTTTGGTATGCGTTTTGGGATGGATATGACGGTTGCTGTCACAGGGGCGCGGCTTAACCTCACGCTTGATGGTTCGCCCGTAAAAGATTGGTCTTCATTTCATGTTCCTGCCGGATCTGAAGTCCGTGTAAGAGCAGTGAAAGAGGGGTTTCGGTATTACATAGGTTTCTCGGGGTCAATGGTAATCGATAAGGTAATCGGTAGTTACTCTACGTATTTAGAATGTCAATTTGGAGGTTTGAATGGTAGGTCACTAAAAAGGGGTGATGTAATTCAAGTGGTGGACGTTCAGGCAACCCCTCCCAGGGAGGTACCTGAGGAGGTTATACCTAGTATTTCCTCTTTTCATGAGATACGTATTATACCTAATTTGGAATCCCAGTTATTCGAAGATGAGGATCTTAGGAAACTTTTATCGGGAAAGAGAGAATTTGCATACACAGTAAGTGTAATGTCAAACCGCACGGGTATTCGTTTGGAGGGTATGAATTTAAGGTTCAAACAAAACGTCCAGAAGAGTATCGTTTCTGAGGGTGTAATACCCGGCACCATACAAGTACCCGGCGATGGATTTCCTATAATTGTGCTTTACGAACGTACCATAGGAGGTTATGCGAGGATAGGTGTTGTGTGCAAAGCTGATCGGTGGCGACTTGCTCATCTTAAGCCAATGGACCAAGTTGTTTTTAAGAGCATTGATATTGGAGAGGCGCTCGTACTCTATCAGACCACACGTATGGAGCTCATCAAATGGAAAAAAAGTCTGAAATGA
- a CDS encoding DnaB helicase C-terminal domain-containing protein: MPLNDVMGAVYGDVIVYFRERIKRMTGDKKSFLQDLAFFDELTRWVRMGGVVARPGVGKTALMVQMAIRSMFKKEQVLHVSLHEPVSKVSVWYDELFSRLASELEPAEKQVVWERMLPFRMIMSFRIEGFRVPVFQERLEDLIVQNVFRPRVVLFDGMPPDQIRREIISSIKAIAERHSFQAWLSLSVTENRIETSDNLSALENTNDLFEAFLFLSPVDDVIKITLCRNKEWEAETLPFILNPTSFLVVERK; the protein is encoded by the coding sequence ATGCCGCTTAATGACGTCATGGGTGCCGTCTACGGTGATGTTATTGTCTATTTTCGCGAAAGGATCAAAAGAATGACAGGTGACAAGAAAAGTTTTTTGCAAGATTTAGCATTTTTTGACGAGCTCACAAGATGGGTCAGGATGGGTGGCGTCGTCGCCAGGCCTGGTGTGGGCAAAACGGCCTTGATGGTACAAATGGCTATCCGTTCTATGTTTAAAAAAGAACAAGTGCTTCATGTTAGTCTGCACGAACCTGTCAGTAAAGTTTCCGTGTGGTACGATGAACTTTTCTCCCGTTTGGCATCTGAACTAGAACCAGCAGAAAAGCAGGTGGTCTGGGAACGAATGTTGCCTTTTCGTATGATCATGTCCTTTCGCATTGAGGGTTTCAGAGTTCCCGTTTTTCAGGAGAGGCTCGAGGATCTTATTGTACAAAACGTCTTCAGACCCAGAGTGGTACTGTTTGACGGTATGCCGCCCGATCAGATAAGAAGAGAGATCATCTCGTCAATAAAAGCTATCGCAGAACGACACAGCTTTCAAGCTTGGCTTTCATTATCAGTTACAGAAAACAGGATAGAAACCTCAGATAATTTATCAGCACTCGAAAACACAAACGACCTTTTTGAAGCATTTCTCTTTCTCTCGCCAGTTGATGATGTGATTAAAATTACCCTGTGTAGAAACAAAGAATGGGAGGCGGAAACTCTACCGTTCATCCTCAACCCTACCTCTTTTCTTGTAGTTGAAAGGAAATAG
- a CDS encoding pyridoxal phosphate-dependent aminotransferase, which yields MSISRKIEGFIEQASLIRKMFEDGLELKKKYGEGNVYDFSLGNPNLPPPREFQESLEQVVSENIPGKHTYMPNAGYPETRARVAENLSSEYGIKFDFEHVIMTCGAGGALNVIFKTILDPEDEVITPIPCFVEYFFYVDNAGGKIKFVPTKDDFSLDIETIEKEVTAKTKAILINSPNNPTGKVYDASSLRELTDMLKEKSQKLGKIIYLISDEPYREIVYGGIKVPSLFQIYPHTIVASSYSKSLSLAGERIGYIAIHPEIAGVQKLLAGLVLCNRMLGFVNAPALMQRVIARIPGAKVDINAYKRKRDLLCDGLSRVGYTVQKPEGAFYLFLKTPTSDDDAFAKSLQRRRILTVPGRAFMKSGYIRIAYCVPDETIERSIEGFGETLREFTS from the coding sequence ATGTCCATTTCAAGAAAAATAGAGGGTTTTATAGAGCAGGCATCTTTAATAAGAAAAATGTTCGAAGATGGTCTTGAGCTTAAAAAAAAATACGGGGAAGGGAATGTTTATGACTTCAGTCTTGGTAATCCAAATCTCCCACCGCCCCGTGAGTTTCAGGAATCACTCGAGCAGGTAGTTTCAGAGAACATACCGGGCAAGCATACATACATGCCCAACGCTGGCTATCCTGAGACCCGAGCTCGGGTAGCCGAAAACCTGTCCTCCGAATACGGCATCAAATTTGACTTCGAACACGTAATAATGACATGCGGCGCAGGTGGAGCTCTCAATGTAATTTTTAAAACGATTTTAGACCCCGAAGATGAGGTAATAACCCCAATCCCTTGTTTTGTTGAGTATTTTTTCTATGTGGATAATGCAGGAGGAAAAATCAAATTCGTACCAACGAAGGATGATTTTTCCCTAGATATAGAGACCATAGAAAAAGAAGTAACAGCAAAAACGAAAGCAATCTTAATCAATTCTCCAAATAATCCCACAGGAAAGGTTTACGATGCTAGTTCTTTGAGGGAACTCACCGACATGCTAAAGGAAAAGTCCCAAAAACTGGGGAAAATCATATATCTGATATCTGATGAGCCCTACAGGGAAATTGTGTATGGCGGGATAAAAGTTCCCAGTCTGTTTCAGATTTATCCCCACACCATTGTGGCTTCTTCATATTCAAAAAGTCTTTCGTTGGCGGGAGAACGGATCGGTTATATAGCTATCCATCCCGAAATAGCTGGTGTTCAAAAGCTCCTTGCTGGATTGGTTCTCTGCAACCGAATGCTGGGATTTGTAAATGCACCCGCACTTATGCAGCGTGTTATTGCAAGGATACCAGGAGCAAAGGTCGACATCAACGCATACAAGAGGAAAAGAGATCTTCTATGTGACGGTCTCAGTCGTGTGGGATACACGGTGCAGAAACCAGAGGGTGCCTTCTACCTCTTTCTCAAAACGCCCACATCAGACGATGATGCTTTCGCAAAATCTCTACAGAGAAGGAGAATACTTACTGTTCCCGGCCGAGCATTTATGAAATCAGGTTACATACGTATCGCTTACTGCGTGCCCGATGAAACCATTGAGCGATCCATAGAGGGTTTTGGTGAAACCCTTCGGGAATTTACTTCATAA
- a CDS encoding DMT family transporter — translation MAHLSPAVWSLILLSAIWGYNWLVMKECLRFCPPFEFAALRTTIGAMSLFVYLALKGSKLKPRAPVQTFILGFFSTTLCIGLVTLSLHLGAVGKTAILVYIMPFWVLILARPILSERLYGLHWIAVPLAFLGLVLTLEPWNLRTLLYGIPPVLAGVAWAVSVIYTKIIRKNIEFELISLTAWQMLFGAIPLALTAALISREQIHWTPYFVVGLVYSAVISQAVALALWFYILQELPAGMASLGTLATPVLGTLMAAIQLGERPTLTELSGMILIVIGLILLTIQGMVQVEKLNRYLFPFNYKKRGRVEDER, via the coding sequence ATGGCACATCTAAGTCCAGCCGTATGGTCACTTATTCTGTTATCCGCCATCTGGGGTTATAATTGGCTTGTAATGAAGGAATGTCTCCGTTTCTGTCCTCCTTTCGAGTTTGCAGCTCTGCGCACAACCATTGGGGCTATGTCTTTATTTGTTTACCTCGCCTTAAAGGGTTCGAAACTAAAGCCTAGGGCACCGGTTCAAACTTTTATTTTAGGATTCTTTTCAACGACTTTGTGTATTGGTCTTGTAACTCTTTCTTTACATTTAGGTGCGGTAGGAAAAACGGCAATCCTCGTTTACATTATGCCTTTTTGGGTATTAATTTTGGCACGTCCTATTCTTTCCGAACGGCTCTACGGTTTACACTGGATTGCTGTACCTCTCGCTTTCCTGGGGCTGGTTCTTACCCTTGAACCGTGGAATTTGAGAACTCTTTTGTACGGCATCCCACCTGTGCTAGCTGGTGTTGCATGGGCGGTTAGTGTGATTTATACCAAGATAATAAGGAAAAATATCGAGTTTGAATTGATATCCTTAACGGCATGGCAGATGTTATTTGGTGCAATTCCCCTTGCCTTAACGGCGGCTCTCATTTCGCGAGAACAGATCCATTGGACGCCGTATTTTGTTGTGGGTCTTGTGTACAGTGCTGTGATCAGTCAGGCAGTGGCGCTTGCCCTCTGGTTCTACATTCTGCAAGAATTGCCAGCGGGGATGGCAAGTCTCGGAACACTGGCAACCCCGGTTTTAGGTACGTTGATGGCGGCTATTCAATTGGGTGAAAGACCTACTTTAACGGAGCTTTCAGGTATGATCTTGATAGTGATTGGGCTGATACTGCTTACCATTCAGGGAATGGTTCAAGTAGAAAAGCTTAATCGTTATCTATTTCCTTTCAACTACAAGAAAAGAGGTAGGGTTGAGGATGAACGGTAG
- a CDS encoding YkgJ family cysteine cluster protein, producing MKLNLTQDYHRFELQSLGWELTLCNILDEKSSPCRRILKRNASYGELLYFFLSRVLPEPMPCRFVEIGGGYGYLMRDILELNPDGQAYMVEISPFLLEKQRGILSGKNVEFLETDVLELDGNVFQGADLVVMNEILGDLPTLVDIPADELLTVEEKNDPLWRRFSFLRDKYHLDTPLGGYFNFNIGAIEILEKICSSNVPYIFICEHSCESFVPPNLESIIHFSSSGFPERISLKGHCEYTVKFSHLENVGNFWGYEMMRGPAADFIPLNWTEVKRLLFESLTECDESEILHYFIEDLFKYEYLLLYRPSLREGKRSFSKKQKKSCLRCGKCCLAHLQLYVKEEDIERWKKEQRGDILEKLEHVIWAGDHFVNDTNGQYLYGCPFLSFEGGYATCTIYTTRPNRCRSFVPGSSEICPLWGKKVTKNKNEEMFVC from the coding sequence ATGAAGCTAAATCTTACTCAGGATTACCACAGGTTTGAGCTCCAATCTCTAGGGTGGGAACTAACACTCTGCAATATTCTTGACGAAAAGAGTAGCCCTTGCCGTCGTATACTGAAAAGAAACGCGTCATACGGGGAGCTTTTGTATTTTTTTTTGAGTCGTGTTTTGCCTGAGCCTATGCCCTGTCGGTTCGTAGAAATTGGAGGAGGATATGGCTATCTAATGCGGGATATTCTGGAACTTAATCCAGACGGGCAGGCTTACATGGTGGAAATATCACCTTTCCTGCTAGAGAAACAGAGGGGGATATTAAGCGGGAAAAACGTGGAATTTTTAGAAACCGATGTTCTTGAGCTTGACGGGAATGTGTTCCAAGGAGCTGACCTTGTAGTTATGAATGAGATCCTTGGTGATCTCCCAACCCTAGTTGATATTCCAGCGGATGAACTATTGACGGTGGAGGAAAAGAATGACCCTTTATGGCGGAGGTTTTCCTTTTTGAGGGATAAGTACCACCTTGATACTCCCCTTGGGGGATACTTTAATTTCAATATCGGTGCAATTGAAATTCTTGAAAAAATCTGTAGTTCAAATGTGCCTTACATTTTCATATGCGAACACAGTTGTGAATCTTTTGTTCCGCCAAACTTGGAATCGATTATCCACTTCTCCTCATCGGGTTTTCCTGAAAGAATTTCTCTTAAGGGTCACTGTGAGTATACTGTAAAGTTCTCGCACCTGGAAAATGTGGGAAATTTCTGGGGATATGAAATGATGCGTGGTCCTGCTGCAGATTTTATTCCTTTAAACTGGACTGAAGTAAAACGTCTTTTATTTGAATCTCTTACTGAATGCGACGAAAGTGAGATCCTACATTACTTTATTGAGGATCTTTTCAAGTACGAATATCTTCTGCTTTATCGCCCTAGTTTAAGAGAAGGGAAAAGGAGTTTTTCGAAGAAGCAAAAGAAATCCTGTTTGCGTTGCGGCAAATGTTGTTTAGCTCACCTTCAGCTGTACGTAAAGGAAGAGGATATCGAGAGATGGAAAAAAGAGCAGAGAGGGGATATACTGGAAAAACTAGAACATGTTATTTGGGCAGGCGACCACTTCGTTAATGATACTAATGGTCAATACCTCTATGGTTGTCCTTTTCTCTCCTTCGAAGGTGGATATGCAACATGCACTATATATACTACGCGACCCAATAGGTGTCGTAGCTTTGTACCCGGTTCGTCAGAGATATGTCCCTTATGGGGTAAAAAAGTTACAAAAAATAAAAATGAGGAGATGTTTGTATGTTGA
- a CDS encoding zinc ribbon domain-containing protein — protein MPIYEFRCPDCGTEFEKIVFTSDCAIRIACPNCDSERVQKLMSVFAGGGKTVSGCSSCSSSSCASCGS, from the coding sequence ATGCCAATATATGAGTTCCGTTGTCCAGATTGTGGCACAGAATTTGAGAAAATTGTGTTTACATCTGACTGTGCTATTAGAATTGCATGTCCTAACTGTGATTCTGAGAGGGTTCAGAAACTCATGTCGGTTTTTGCTGGTGGTGGTAAAACAGTTTCGGGTTGTAGTAGCTGTTCCAGCTCAAGCTGTGCAAGTTGCGGGAGTTAA
- a CDS encoding acylphosphatase — translation MEKKSEMRRVHLFISGRVQGVAFRAYTQEQAYLLGLSGWVRNLRDGRVEAVFEGPKESIEAMIEWCKVGPPGARVVHVEVVDEPFGNEFKDFKIRFG, via the coding sequence ATGGAAAAAAAGTCTGAAATGAGAAGAGTTCATCTGTTCATCTCAGGTAGAGTTCAAGGGGTTGCTTTTCGTGCATATACTCAGGAACAGGCTTATTTGCTTGGGCTTTCCGGTTGGGTTCGCAATCTGCGAGACGGGAGGGTAGAGGCAGTGTTCGAAGGACCGAAAGAATCAATTGAAGCGATGATAGAGTGGTGTAAGGTCGGACCACCGGGTGCCCGTGTTGTCCATGTAGAAGTTGTGGATGAACCCTTTGGGAATGAATTCAAAGATTTTAAGATAAGATTCGGATGA